Proteins encoded in a region of the Candidatus Bathyarchaeota archaeon genome:
- a CDS encoding glycosyltransferase: protein MFSKRLLPNGLVDKKMSHPLVSVIIPTKNRPSYATLAVQSALNQTFNDLEIILVDGSSNRIFGEMVGKLEDKRIRYYLQEGGRGVSAARNFGIGRAKGRFLAFLDDDDVWLPHHVEKQVSVLKNDGVRCVYSSSCYLVNEDGVILGSKFFEPNNNNNDMYHKLLKSNVTGNCSGFMASKDCFTEVGFFDEQLFASEDWDMWIRLAKKNNFVSVDGPTYMYRLHRKRLSNDYTPIIKAQQLLFRKVLTDIASAPNKNEALRCWRVLLGTDYLQYGANSRARHEYSQAIQLDKRSISLYLRYLSACFPAQVYNWGHSKLEPVIIQIKNGERKGLLYNFL, encoded by the coding sequence TTGTTTAGTAAGCGGCTATTGCCTAATGGTTTGGTGGACAAAAAAATGTCTCATCCTTTGGTAAGTGTTATTATCCCCACAAAAAATAGGCCTAGTTATGCTACTTTAGCCGTTCAAAGCGCTTTGAACCAGACTTTTAATGATTTAGAAATAATTCTGGTCGATGGCAGCTCAAATCGTATTTTTGGGGAAATGGTGGGTAAATTGGAGGATAAGCGAATCCGTTATTACCTCCAGGAAGGTGGCCGAGGGGTATCTGCGGCCAGAAATTTCGGCATTGGACGAGCTAAGGGTAGATTTCTCGCTTTTTTAGATGATGATGACGTTTGGCTACCGCATCACGTTGAAAAACAAGTATCTGTCTTGAAAAATGATGGAGTTCGATGCGTTTATAGTTCTTCTTGTTATTTGGTCAACGAAGATGGTGTGATTCTGGGGTCTAAATTTTTCGAGCCGAATAACAATAACAACGATATGTATCATAAACTACTAAAAAGCAACGTAACTGGAAATTGTTCTGGATTTATGGCAAGTAAAGACTGTTTCACAGAAGTTGGTTTTTTTGATGAGCAGCTTTTTGCCTCTGAGGATTGGGATATGTGGATTAGACTTGCCAAAAAAAATAATTTTGTAAGCGTAGATGGCCCAACCTACATGTATCGTCTTCACCGAAAAAGATTGAGTAACGACTATACCCCAATAATAAAAGCTCAACAATTGCTTTTCCGGAAAGTGTTAACGGATATTGCCTCAGCTCCTAATAAAAACGAGGCATTAAGGTGTTGGCGCGTGCTCTTGGGCACTGATTACCTTCAATATGGAGCTAATTCAAGGGCAAGGCATGAGTACTCCCAGGCGATACAGCTGGACAAGCGCTCAATAAGTCTGTATCTTCGTTATTTATCCGCGTGTTTTCCCGCTCAAGTATATAACTGGGGACATTCAAAGCTTGAACCTGTGATTATTCAAATTAAGAATGGGGAACGAAAAGGTTTGCTGTATAACTTTCTTTAG
- a CDS encoding putative glycoside hydrolase family 15 protein — translation MGLGTKTVISFLVVILCLSMLLPLGQVLATGDITISISTSGTIKKTHENTGSLKIRIYESSWNFNEYNETTLSNTFGMSQSWWIDPSSPYNHYDSKMTQVLETNPDFKFLVYRNVMTIYSYWSDEWNYANSQGWLLKDSQGNYVTESSYSDNYMVDITNASYQQWVANRCALWLEQHPQFAGVMADNGLKYSASEWAGAANSTPIDQSTGLPFTTQKILDGCAGTLNAIINALGPDKMVTANGIWTGFCFDLASTEVPMAGQNYRYILSQVPGLKGIMSEGPFYQSYSTHYYSVTEWQQSINMVKWIQDNFLSNPENQFIALVPAAASIIPEGTSKLDLAMFGYCSLLLAAEKSDQNNIGFGGTPSTMSQDTELLSFAQQIRNLDIGLPIGNYYQASGSSLFARTFTGGLVLVNPSDNAVTYPLGHNYYLMDGSATPQSLVINPHQGVILLNQKQP, via the coding sequence ATGGGTTTAGGAACAAAAACTGTCATATCTTTTCTAGTAGTGATTTTATGTCTCTCAATGTTGTTACCTCTAGGCCAAGTCCTTGCTACAGGCGATATCACTATTTCTATCTCTACCAGTGGCACTATTAAAAAAACTCACGAAAACACCGGTTCCCTTAAAATAAGGATTTATGAATCGTCATGGAATTTCAATGAATACAATGAAACCACATTATCCAATACATTTGGTATGTCTCAGTCCTGGTGGATTGACCCGAGCAGTCCCTATAACCATTATGACTCAAAAATGACTCAGGTTTTAGAGACGAACCCTGACTTTAAGTTTTTAGTCTACAGGAACGTGATGACAATTTACAGTTATTGGTCTGATGAGTGGAATTACGCGAACAGTCAAGGCTGGCTTCTTAAGGATTCACAGGGAAATTATGTTACTGAATCCTCGTATTCGGATAATTATATGGTTGACATCACCAATGCCTCTTATCAGCAATGGGTAGCCAATAGATGTGCACTATGGCTTGAGCAGCACCCTCAATTTGCCGGTGTCATGGCTGATAATGGTCTAAAATATAGTGCTTCTGAATGGGCTGGCGCTGCCAACTCAACACCCATCGACCAATCGACAGGCCTGCCGTTTACTACCCAAAAAATCCTCGATGGTTGCGCAGGAACCCTAAACGCGATAATCAATGCCCTTGGCCCAGATAAAATGGTGACAGCTAACGGGATATGGACAGGCTTTTGTTTCGACCTAGCAAGCACCGAAGTTCCTATGGCGGGACAAAACTACCGATATATTCTATCTCAAGTCCCCGGCTTAAAGGGCATTATGAGTGAAGGTCCATTCTACCAATCGTATTCCACACATTACTATTCCGTGACGGAATGGCAACAGTCAATCAACATGGTGAAGTGGATTCAAGATAATTTCCTATCCAACCCAGAAAATCAGTTCATCGCGCTTGTGCCCGCTGCAGCCTCCATCATTCCTGAAGGCACCTCAAAACTTGATTTAGCAATGTTTGGATACTGTTCTCTACTCTTAGCGGCTGAGAAATCCGATCAGAACAACATAGGCTTCGGTGGAACCCCTAGCACAATGAGCCAAGACACAGAGTTGTTATCGTTTGCTCAGCAAATCAGAAACCTAGACATTGGATTACCGATTGGTAACTACTACCAAGCCTCTGGGTCCTCTTTGTTTGCCCGAACCTTCACGGGGGGGTTAGTGCTGGTTAATCCATCCGATAATGCAGTTACGTACCCGCTTGGTCATAACTATTATCTGATGGATGGCAGCGCTACGCCGCAGTCTTTGGTGATAAATCCACATCAGGGTGTTATCCTGCTTAACCAAAAGCAGCCTTGA
- a CDS encoding DUF1616 domain-containing protein, translating into MTQGLNQTRGQIKQLILDTIEKQAPETTDQLIAAVKDKTDALDTESILNLIVELENEGNLIFTDRSSTSNFRSYIFSKKASWFWVVIILSIGSCLSTFIISDSASPIRLVFSSIFVLFLPGYAIIRLLFPIKVPITTQSQNMDDIERIAMSFGTSIVLVPMVGLILNYTPWGIRLIPLTTCLLLLTVFFAILAVWRSSKQFVLHEQH; encoded by the coding sequence ATGACCCAAGGATTAAACCAAACAAGAGGTCAAATTAAACAACTTATACTTGATACGATAGAAAAACAGGCGCCAGAAACTACTGATCAGTTAATTGCTGCCGTAAAAGATAAAACCGACGCCTTAGACACTGAATCCATCCTCAACTTGATCGTTGAACTTGAAAACGAAGGCAACCTGATTTTTACTGACCGCTCTTCAACTTCAAATTTTAGAAGCTATATTTTTTCAAAGAAAGCCTCTTGGTTCTGGGTGGTCATTATCCTGTCAATCGGAAGTTGTCTGTCTACATTTATCATTTCAGATAGTGCGTCACCTATTCGTTTAGTTTTCAGTTCTATTTTCGTCTTGTTTCTACCGGGTTACGCAATCATAAGATTGCTTTTTCCCATAAAAGTTCCGATAACAACCCAAAGCCAAAACATGGATGACATAGAACGTATAGCTATGAGCTTTGGAACCAGTATAGTGCTCGTGCCCATGGTGGGTTTAATCTTGAACTATACTCCCTGGGGTATACGTTTGATTCCCCTCACCACCTGTTTACTTTTATTAACGGTTTTTTTCGCAATTTTAGCAGTTTGGCGTTCAAGCAAACAATTTGTGCTTCACGAGCAGCATTAA
- a CDS encoding winged helix-turn-helix domain-containing protein, producing the protein MKNARRDKVIIYGDLLALLNEESKNEKILLTHVQVKLNVSFDRLKKYVNKLEDLGLIEDAASPRLTEKGRQYLKEYEKVLDFIKRMNLA; encoded by the coding sequence ATGAAGAATGCACGCAGAGACAAAGTCATCATATACGGTGATTTACTGGCTTTGCTGAACGAGGAGTCAAAGAACGAGAAGATTCTGTTAACTCATGTACAGGTTAAACTCAACGTGTCCTTTGATCGCTTAAAGAAGTACGTGAATAAGCTTGAAGATCTCGGCTTGATTGAGGATGCGGCTTCGCCTAGGCTAACGGAGAAGGGACGGCAGTACCTAAAGGAGTACGAGAAAGTCTTAGATTTCATTAAGCGCATGAATCTGGCTTAG
- a CDS encoding exosortase/archaeosortase family protein, which produces MHGLNVSSKEKTGVYLNQHRLTLAIKCAVIAAAVIALYFQDLSLIFQGALVDESSFHILAIPFIFAYLVFRKRKMVKASLESDVNNQSVFQKNLGTILGITLFAISILIYWYGSYSFTPLEFHVLTLPFLTASLVLILFNVQTLRQLIFPIAFLIFLAPPPSEILYTVGSALANLSAVASNGLANIFGLNATLTSSNAGPVITIIRPDASVLPFNVSVACSGIYSIIGFMIFAVTIAYITQGKIFNKLVILILGIPLIIALNIIRITAILGIGYAWGEDLALEVFHNFGATVLMFIGTVILLGVTEKILKKPALPTPCPTCSTTSKSPAIPCCVSCGKLFAYPKMKLRRADIAKVAGILLATVMLLSIQAPVFALTQGPPEVLVQTPSGVEISKSTSTLPEISGYNLAYSYRDTSYEQLTGNDAAIAYAYRPTSGTGLSVSVAIQIGSSSSGQHRWETCLINVPLSAGEEPTVKQLDLRDIQLQDNPPVMARYFAFQYTKTSQTEVVLYWYQTAMFNINGTAQTKSVMMSVIMYPDSPQDVSACEEQVLVVAQAVNDHWQPIKTWTSISLIISQNGLALSLGAIALFLLIALFALYLNCKEKRSLLILYNKLSAQDQLLMRAIDCARSKTLQAITSEYQKLSSTPISENDIQQRLDEAEHVGLVKKSMRNERDNPVLVWKSQLPKRGGFFSLLSF; this is translated from the coding sequence ATGCACGGTCTAAATGTTTCTTCTAAAGAAAAAACGGGAGTATATCTTAATCAACATAGGCTGACATTAGCCATAAAGTGCGCTGTAATTGCAGCAGCCGTGATTGCACTGTATTTTCAGGACTTAAGCCTAATTTTTCAAGGGGCCTTAGTTGATGAATCATCTTTCCATATACTCGCTATTCCCTTCATCTTTGCATATTTGGTTTTTCGAAAACGTAAAATGGTAAAAGCGTCCTTGGAATCGGATGTTAACAATCAATCGGTTTTCCAAAAAAACCTTGGGACAATATTAGGCATAACTCTTTTTGCAATATCTATACTGATTTACTGGTATGGGAGTTATTCATTCACTCCATTAGAATTTCATGTCTTGACCTTGCCTTTCTTAACCGCAAGCTTAGTGCTTATTCTTTTTAACGTGCAGACGCTGAGGCAATTAATATTCCCTATTGCCTTCCTGATTTTCCTTGCGCCTCCACCATCAGAAATACTCTACACGGTCGGTTCAGCGCTGGCTAACTTAAGCGCAGTAGCATCCAATGGATTAGCAAACATTTTTGGGTTGAATGCAACCCTAACTTCTAGTAACGCCGGCCCAGTCATCACAATAATTAGGCCAGATGCTTCTGTTTTACCGTTTAATGTCAGCGTGGCTTGCTCAGGTATCTATAGCATAATCGGGTTTATGATATTTGCAGTAACCATCGCTTACATTACCCAGGGGAAGATATTCAATAAGCTTGTTATCCTCATTTTGGGTATCCCATTAATCATCGCTCTAAATATTATTCGAATAACTGCAATTCTGGGGATAGGCTATGCTTGGGGCGAAGACTTGGCTCTTGAGGTTTTCCATAATTTCGGTGCAACCGTGCTTATGTTTATTGGAACAGTAATCTTGCTTGGCGTGACAGAAAAAATCCTCAAGAAACCCGCCTTACCCACGCCATGCCCAACCTGCAGCACCACATCAAAGTCCCCCGCCATTCCCTGCTGTGTAAGCTGTGGGAAACTCTTCGCATACCCGAAAATGAAACTCCGCAGAGCTGACATAGCAAAAGTAGCGGGGATTCTATTAGCTACGGTTATGCTGCTTTCTATTCAAGCCCCTGTTTTTGCGTTAACTCAGGGTCCGCCAGAGGTTTTAGTTCAGACTCCTTCGGGCGTTGAGATCAGCAAGTCAACTTCAACGTTACCTGAAATATCAGGCTACAATTTGGCTTATTCATACCGTGATACGTCGTATGAGCAATTGACTGGAAACGACGCCGCCATCGCTTATGCTTATCGCCCAACTAGTGGAACCGGTTTATCTGTTTCGGTGGCGATACAAATCGGTTCCAGTTCCTCTGGGCAGCACCGCTGGGAAACCTGCCTGATCAATGTTCCCCTCAGTGCAGGTGAGGAGCCAACGGTAAAGCAGCTTGATCTGCGTGATATTCAATTGCAGGACAATCCTCCTGTGATGGCGAGGTATTTTGCTTTCCAATACACAAAAACTAGCCAGACAGAGGTTGTTCTCTACTGGTATCAGACGGCGATGTTTAACATCAATGGAACTGCCCAGACAAAAAGCGTAATGATGAGCGTTATTATGTATCCGGATTCGCCTCAAGATGTCTCGGCTTGTGAGGAGCAAGTTTTGGTGGTCGCGCAGGCAGTGAACGATCACTGGCAACCGATAAAAACTTGGACAAGCATCTCGTTGATAATTAGCCAGAATGGTCTTGCGCTTTCGTTAGGGGCAATTGCATTATTTTTGTTAATTGCCCTTTTTGCTTTGTACTTGAACTGCAAGGAGAAGCGGTCTCTTTTAATCCTATACAATAAACTTTCAGCGCAAGACCAACTCCTTATGCGCGCAATCGATTGTGCCCGCTCAAAAACGTTGCAGGCAATAACCAGTGAATACCAAAAGCTGTCTTCAACGCCCATATCGGAAAACGATATCCAACAGAGGCTGGACGAAGCAGAACATGTCGGCTTAGTTAAGAAGTCGATGAGAAATGAGCGTGATAATCCGGTGCTTGTTTGGAAAAGCCAGTTGCCTAAGCGCGGCGGCTTTTTTTCTTTACTTTCTTTTTAG
- a CDS encoding adenylate/guanylate cyclase domain-containing protein, producing the protein MKSNYAEYDPKRGIERINQISQSSDSNFEKHDEIPARNLLTNTNGFHVKCAVLSAKICQPAELCFNENNPLARQYKAYLSEVTAVMNGNPKCVEITVAGNSVSGIFDAPWQDDINEVFAVAGKISAVVRLINQKFMANPIKIGIGLSYGKALMIKLSQKLNDAGEVIWAGEVLNEALRLASYGNKESADKETMVSEIVYHNLDDENKKLLLFNSARDCYHGSIVNSHLTKWYKQNCP; encoded by the coding sequence ATGAAAAGCAACTATGCAGAATACGACCCTAAACGCGGCATCGAGCGAATCAATCAGATAAGCCAAAGCTCTGACTCCAATTTTGAAAAACATGACGAAATCCCCGCTCGCAACTTGCTAACCAACACCAACGGCTTCCACGTTAAATGCGCTGTCCTCTCCGCGAAAATATGCCAACCTGCTGAACTGTGCTTTAATGAAAACAACCCCCTCGCCAGGCAGTACAAAGCCTACCTTTCCGAAGTCACCGCCGTCATGAACGGCAACCCAAAATGTGTAGAAATAACCGTCGCAGGCAACTCCGTTTCAGGCATCTTTGATGCTCCATGGCAAGATGACATCAACGAGGTTTTTGCTGTTGCTGGAAAAATTTCCGCGGTTGTTCGATTGATTAATCAAAAGTTTATGGCTAATCCGATTAAGATCGGAATTGGCCTTTCATACGGAAAAGCCCTGATGATTAAATTGAGCCAAAAACTCAACGATGCCGGCGAGGTTATTTGGGCTGGTGAAGTGTTGAATGAAGCTTTAAGGCTTGCAAGTTATGGAAACAAGGAATCCGCCGATAAAGAGACGATGGTTTCGGAGATTGTCTACCATAACCTCGATGATGAAAACAAAAAGCTATTGCTTTTTAATTCAGCCAGAGACTGCTATCACGGAAGCATAGTTAATTCACATTTGACTAAATGGTACAAACAGAACTGCCCTTGA
- a CDS encoding glycosyltransferase — protein MQHKKVLIATIIIGIALVLSYRLSHIYNPALFVYAIGTSTVLGIVLTLSVKYKTVPVDPSYQPKVSLVLAVFNEPLDVLKKVIDSTLNAKYPEGKKEIIVVDDGSANDSVKQLSKLVDPEKVKIIFFEKNRGNKYARMEGIRAATGEILVFLDSDTTLDENALLNVVAPFKNPKVGSVSGHLTVENWSKNILTKFQEVWYFIGFRVYRGAESEIGMVSCCAGAFSAHRRAAITPQVEYEWLYGKFLGLEVTAGVDRAITNLIIREGYEAVYQMDAVAQTEVPETTKKFLKQQVRWTKSWIRETLYMMTFAYKRRSKSIFFYLSTLVHFVNYGFLVFMLYLCPFLIQDGWIGTVFYLFSLSLLGLLYALYARKHTHAWTSRVTFQLIFSIISVPIFVYSLFTLKDKKWGTR, from the coding sequence ATGCAACATAAAAAAGTGCTGATTGCAACCATAATAATCGGGATAGCCCTTGTGCTTTCTTATCGGCTTTCACACATTTACAACCCCGCCCTCTTCGTGTATGCCATCGGCACCTCAACGGTTCTAGGCATAGTTCTAACATTATCCGTGAAATACAAGACAGTGCCCGTTGACCCAAGCTATCAACCTAAAGTCAGCTTGGTTCTGGCTGTTTTTAACGAGCCCCTCGATGTCCTCAAAAAGGTAATTGACTCTACCTTAAACGCAAAGTATCCTGAAGGCAAAAAAGAAATAATCGTCGTGGACGACGGAAGCGCCAACGACTCCGTAAAGCAGCTAAGCAAACTCGTTGACCCCGAAAAAGTAAAAATTATTTTCTTCGAGAAGAACCGCGGAAACAAATATGCGCGGATGGAGGGTATAAGAGCTGCAACAGGCGAAATCCTGGTGTTTCTGGATTCAGACACCACCCTCGACGAGAACGCATTGCTCAATGTGGTTGCACCCTTCAAAAACCCCAAGGTGGGCTCGGTCAGCGGCCACTTAACTGTTGAGAACTGGAGCAAGAACATCTTAACTAAATTCCAGGAGGTCTGGTACTTCATTGGCTTCCGTGTTTACCGTGGCGCCGAATCTGAAATCGGCATGGTTTCCTGCTGTGCAGGCGCTTTTTCGGCGCATCGCCGCGCAGCAATCACTCCGCAGGTGGAGTACGAGTGGCTCTACGGGAAGTTTTTAGGTTTAGAAGTCACCGCCGGCGTTGACCGAGCGATAACCAACCTAATCATCCGAGAGGGATACGAAGCGGTTTATCAGATGGATGCGGTAGCCCAAACCGAGGTGCCTGAAACCACCAAGAAATTCCTCAAGCAGCAGGTCCGCTGGACCAAAAGCTGGATACGCGAAACCCTCTACATGATGACGTTTGCTTACAAGCGGCGATCTAAAAGCATATTTTTCTACCTGAGCACGCTTGTGCATTTTGTTAATTATGGTTTTCTGGTGTTTATGCTCTACCTCTGTCCCTTCCTTATCCAGGACGGATGGATAGGCACAGTGTTTTATCTCTTCAGCTTATCCCTGCTGGGTCTGCTCTATGCCCTCTACGCACGCAAGCACACGCATGCATGGACTTCACGTGTGACTTTCCAGTTGATTTTCTCCATCATAAGCGTTCCCATATTTGTCTATAGCTTGTTTACTTTGAAAGACAAAAAATGGGGCACAAGATAA
- a CDS encoding flippase, with protein MSKATEMAKVSAKGSFHVLWGLVVSTLISAVGTILIAKFLGEDNMGLYTIALAAPALIATFRDWGLTTAMVKYSAQYNSQNDIAKIRSIFVSGLAFEIIVGVLLTVVSISLSGFLANVFSRPAIAQLIQISSLIILTSALTTTATSAFTGMERMHLNSIMMIIQSVVKTGLIIALVLLGFGTFGAVVGNIIALLIAGITGVLLMFTIYRSLPKSNGGSLELLGTIKTMLKYGLPLSIGVIAAGFLSTYYNYIMAYFVTDNALIGNYSVAQNFVVLITFFATPVTTMLLPAFSKLDFTRQPDILKNVFQYSVKYAALIVMPITAMVMALSQPAISTIFQESYTQAPLYLSLLSVIYLFSAAGNLSMGNLINSQGDTRYNLKLTLLTVSIGFPLAFILISQLGIIGLIMTTIFAGIPSMLLGLRYIKNRYGVSVDWKSSTKITVSSAVAGILTFLFVEALPFSSPVRLVLGVLVFAVLFLFAALATRSIEKSDMRNIREIIGGLGPLKKPLNAVFDVIEKLMPKEKAA; from the coding sequence ATGAGTAAGGCTACCGAGATGGCGAAGGTTTCGGCGAAGGGCAGCTTCCATGTTCTATGGGGCCTCGTAGTCTCCACGCTTATCTCAGCCGTCGGCACCATCCTCATCGCCAAGTTTCTAGGCGAAGACAACATGGGCCTCTACACCATTGCTTTAGCTGCACCAGCCCTCATCGCCACTTTCCGGGATTGGGGCTTAACCACCGCGATGGTCAAGTATTCTGCGCAGTACAACAGCCAAAACGACATAGCAAAAATAAGAAGCATATTTGTGTCGGGGCTTGCCTTCGAAATCATCGTCGGGGTCCTGCTGACTGTTGTGTCGATTTCTCTTTCGGGGTTTTTAGCTAACGTGTTTTCTAGGCCGGCTATAGCTCAACTTATCCAGATCTCTTCGCTGATTATTCTAACAAGCGCTTTAACCACCACCGCCACTTCTGCCTTCACCGGCATGGAACGCATGCACCTCAACAGTATCATGATGATTATTCAGTCCGTTGTTAAAACGGGTTTGATAATTGCGCTTGTCCTGTTGGGATTCGGGACATTCGGAGCCGTCGTCGGTAACATAATTGCCCTCTTAATCGCGGGGATAACGGGGGTGCTGCTTATGTTCACGATTTATCGGTCCCTGCCAAAGTCTAATGGCGGCAGCTTAGAATTATTAGGCACCATCAAAACGATGCTTAAGTATGGCTTGCCCCTCTCGATCGGCGTTATAGCTGCGGGATTTCTAAGCACCTACTACAACTATATCATGGCGTATTTCGTGACGGATAACGCTTTAATCGGCAACTACTCTGTGGCCCAAAACTTTGTTGTCTTAATCACGTTTTTTGCGACGCCAGTAACCACGATGCTTCTGCCCGCCTTCTCCAAGTTAGATTTCACTCGGCAGCCTGATATCCTCAAAAACGTTTTTCAGTACTCTGTTAAGTATGCGGCGCTCATCGTCATGCCCATAACCGCTATGGTTATGGCTCTCTCTCAGCCTGCAATCAGCACAATCTTTCAGGAAAGCTACACGCAAGCTCCCCTGTACCTGTCTTTGCTGTCGGTGATTTACCTTTTCTCCGCAGCTGGAAACCTAAGCATGGGAAACCTGATTAACAGCCAAGGCGACACCCGATACAACCTTAAACTAACGCTACTTACTGTCTCCATTGGTTTCCCGCTTGCTTTCATACTGATTTCTCAGCTTGGCATAATTGGTTTGATTATGACAACCATTTTTGCGGGTATCCCGAGTATGCTGCTGGGTTTGCGCTACATAAAAAATCGGTATGGCGTATCGGTTGATTGGAAATCCTCAACCAAAATCACTGTTTCCTCCGCGGTAGCGGGGATCTTGACTTTTCTTTTCGTTGAGGCTTTGCCTTTCAGTAGCCCCGTACGGCTGGTGCTGGGGGTCCTTGTGTTCGCTGTCCTATTCCTGTTTGCAGCTCTGGCAACTCGAAGCATCGAAAAGTCTGACATGCGTAACATCCGGGAAATCATCGGCGGCTTGGGGCCCCTTAAGAAACCCCTAAATGCAGTGTTTGATGTCATTGAGAAGTTGATGCCTAAAGAGAAGGCCGCCTAG
- a CDS encoding glucose-1-phosphate thymidylyltransferase, whose translation MKALVLSGGKGTRLRPLTFTCAKQLIPVANKPILGYVLDQVAATSIRKVGIITAPETGHHVEAYVGDGADWKLDVCYIPQQPLGLAHAVKTARRFLGQDSFVMCLGDNVTGQGLTPFVKKFQKEHLDALIILKEVENPSSFGIAQLDSQGNIIKLVEKPKTPMGNLAIIGTYLFSSKVHQAIERIKPSWRGELEITDAIQEMINMGFSVKAEILHSWWLDTGKKDDILSANAKILDEYIQYDVKGSVIGSVVDGRVKVDADAKIVNSTIRGPCVIGKNVLVENSFVGPYTSVGDGSTICNSNIEYCVVQDCVLIKDIERLEDSLIGKNAKVTRNQRNRTLKLHVGEYSELEV comes from the coding sequence ATGAAAGCGCTTGTACTCAGCGGCGGCAAAGGAACCCGCCTTCGACCCTTAACGTTCACATGTGCAAAACAGCTTATTCCAGTGGCAAACAAACCCATCTTGGGCTACGTGCTCGATCAGGTTGCCGCCACCAGCATAAGAAAAGTCGGCATCATCACTGCCCCCGAAACTGGACACCACGTTGAAGCATACGTCGGGGACGGCGCAGACTGGAAGCTAGATGTCTGCTATATCCCGCAGCAGCCGCTGGGGCTGGCGCATGCCGTTAAGACTGCCCGGCGTTTTCTGGGGCAGGATTCCTTTGTTATGTGTCTGGGCGACAACGTGACGGGGCAGGGCTTAACGCCGTTTGTTAAGAAATTCCAAAAAGAGCATCTAGATGCCCTTATAATCCTTAAGGAAGTTGAGAACCCCTCCAGCTTTGGCATCGCACAGCTTGATTCTCAGGGCAACATCATAAAGCTGGTGGAGAAACCTAAAACGCCGATGGGAAACCTCGCCATCATAGGCACTTATCTGTTCTCCAGCAAAGTCCATCAGGCTATCGAGCGGATAAAGCCGTCTTGGCGTGGAGAACTCGAAATCACCGATGCCATCCAGGAAATGATAAACATGGGCTTCTCGGTTAAAGCTGAGATTCTGCATTCCTGGTGGCTTGATACAGGCAAAAAAGACGATATACTTTCAGCCAACGCGAAAATCCTTGATGAATACATCCAATATGACGTCAAGGGCTCAGTCATCGGCAGCGTTGTGGATGGCCGCGTTAAGGTTGATGCGGATGCTAAAATCGTCAACAGCACCATCCGTGGTCCCTGCGTCATCGGCAAGAACGTTTTGGTTGAGAATTCCTTTGTGGGTCCCTACACGAGCGTCGGTGATGGCTCAACGATTTGTAACTCAAACATCGAGTACTGTGTGGTGCAGGACTGCGTGTTGATTAAGGACATCGAGCGGCTGGAGGACAGCTTAATCGGCAAGAATGCGAAGGTAACCCGCAACCAGCGGAACCGAACCTTGAAGTTGCATGTTGGCGAATACTCGGAGCTTGAAGTTTAG
- a CDS encoding dTDP-4-dehydrorhamnose 3,5-epimerase family protein, giving the protein MLDGIRIKPIKRFPDERGFFCEIMRSDWRDLFGEDNIAQANFSYTYPDVIRAWHRHLRGQVDYFLVLRGTIKICAFDEVTSEVNEVVSSGTDLQLVRMPGHYWHGFKAVGNEPAMLVYFTTNLYDVKAPDEERRDWNDPTLIPKIVNGKASDIRVGKSWDWNYPPHK; this is encoded by the coding sequence ATGTTGGACGGCATAAGAATAAAACCGATAAAACGTTTTCCTGACGAAAGAGGCTTCTTCTGCGAAATCATGCGCAGCGACTGGAGGGACCTATTTGGCGAAGACAACATAGCGCAGGCAAATTTCTCCTACACTTACCCCGACGTCATCCGTGCCTGGCACCGTCACCTCCGCGGGCAAGTGGATTACTTCTTGGTGCTGCGAGGTACAATAAAGATTTGTGCCTTTGACGAGGTAACATCCGAGGTTAACGAGGTGGTTTCAAGCGGCACCGATTTGCAGTTGGTCCGTATGCCGGGGCATTACTGGCATGGCTTTAAAGCGGTGGGCAACGAGCCGGCTATGCTGGTGTACTTCACCACTAACCTCTATGACGTTAAAGCCCCCGATGAGGAACGCCGTGACTGGAATGATCCAACACTCATCCCGAAAATCGTCAACGGCAAAGCATCTGACATCCGTGTTGGTAAAAGCTGGGACTGGAATTATCCCCCGCATAAGTAG